In Onychomys torridus unplaced genomic scaffold, mOncTor1.1, whole genome shotgun sequence, the genomic stretch gaactactAAAAAGTCATCTTGAGCAagacaacccagacccagaatgacaaatGTGATATGGACTCACTTATACTGGATATTTTCTGTTAACGAAAGGATTATCACACTATAATCCACACACCCAGAGAGGTAAATATCTAGGCTCTGTGGGTGAGGTTGGGGAgggaacacatggatctccctgggaaggggaaatagacttTTTGGGTCCACCTGGAGCtggtggggatgagaacagggTGGAtcaggaggggaagagagggagggaaggaggaagagagagtatGGGAAAGAGGACTGGAATATGAAGGGGCATCATTTAGGgggcaatgtggaaacctagaGCAGTGAGATCTTCCTAAAACCTGTGAGGGTGACCCTATGGAGGACTagtagtaatggaggatatggagctcAAACCTGCCATCTTCTGTAAACTAGCAAGGCTCCCAGTGGTAGAACTAGGAACCAATcgagccacaaaaccttcaacccacACTTGTCCTACCTGCAAGACAtactggggcaatggtggctcagagaaTATGGGAATGACCAACCAATggctggtctaacttgaggccagagccacaagagggagcccatgcccagcactgcctggatggccaggaatgGGAAGCAGCAGGGCTCAGAGATCTTGGATTGGGGTCTAAaacaatcatcatcagagaggctccatTCCTCAGGCaaatgatgggagcagatacagagacctacatccaaacattaggcagagctcaaggaaaccctcagaaaaggaggaggaagggttgTAGAGTCAGAGTTGTTGAGGACATCAGAAGAACATAGTCCACAAAAATCAGTTAAACAGGACTGACAAGCTTACAGAGGCTGATGTGGCAATCATGGAGACTGTAtaggtctgtgctaggtcctctgcgtacatgctgtggttgtttcaCTTGGGGCTTTTGTggaactcttaacagtgggagtgggagtgtctctgactttttttccttctctggggACCCTTTTCTCTACTACTGTGTTGCCTTATCAGACTTGATAATGAGagtttatgcctagtcttattgcatctgtTATACCATGTTCAGTGATATCACTGGAAGAactgctcttttctgatgggaAATAGAGGAACAGTTGATCTGAGGGGGGTTGGCAGGGATGGAGGGGTGAAGGGAGATGAGTCTATGGTctgaatatattatatgagagaacAATAAACAAagtgataaaagaaaagaaagaagtgggttttcccacttcaaatgatttaagaaaaaaaaatctctcagcctggcagtggtagcatatggctttaatcccaacactcaggggtCAGGGATGTCCCCAAAACAACATACGTTTTTGCCACTGCCCTTGGGTGTCTCTCATAAGTATACAGTAAATAGCAGGGCACAGACTGATCTCCAAAGCACCAGAGCAAAATGGCTATAGCGAACCAAGTGTCCATCATAACTAGATATTATGAAATCTTCTGACATTTATTACAAAAGACAACACAACATTGGTTACAGGACAGACTGAAATCAGTCAGGCTCTGGGTCAGCCTGATACAAAAGACATCAGTGAGGTTATCCATCTGTAAATCACGAATACTGCAATCCTGCCTGGGAAGATGTACATGCTGGTTCAACAGCAGCATGACCGTTATGGGGGAATTGTCCCCATTGTGATTGGACTTGAGGCCTGCTCCAGAGCAAATGTATGCTAGATACTATACAGctggtcaaaagcccatagtACGGAGGTCACCGGCAAGGGTAGTTACTGTTTCAGTAAATGGTCCTTTGGTCAAAtggcatattttttaaagattcatttattcatggGTGTGGGTGCCTACTGAGAACAAAagggacatcagatctcctggaactgtagctataagcagctgtgaaccacctgatgtgggtgctgagaaccaaacatgggtcctctatTAGAAATGACTATGCTCTAAACACTGAAAAATTCCCTCAGCCCCTAAACCACTgtttctcaagctgtgggtcttGCCACCTTGGGGAGGGTTGGAGGACTCTTTCATGGAAGTTGCCAATAACCATAGGAAAACCCTGATAttcacattacagttcataacggtagcaaaactacagttatgaagtagcaacaaaaataattttatgggttggggatttagcttcgtggaagagggcttgcctagcaagcgcaaggccctggtcttggccctcagctctgaaaacaaaaaaatttatgaTTGGGGATCACCAAAACATAACAAACTGttttaagggtcacagcattaggaacatTGAGAAGTACTATcctaaacagttttttttttttttttttttttttttttggtttttcgagacagggttactctgtagctttggagcctgtcctggactagctctgtagaccaggctggctttgaacacacagagatccacctgcctctgcctcccaagtactgggattacaggcatgggccaccacagccCCGCTCCTAAACAtttttatacccacagattactgctgctctcaaccttgatCAGAGaaccttctctttgcaataggTACACTTAATATGAGACCCAACTGATCCAGCTGCTTATCCCTACATGGCATAGCTGTATCAAGAACATCACAGGAAAGACCAAATGAATGTCAGAGACGGGTGGAAACCATGCTGTGAAATGCAGTCTCATGGCTTTCACACTTATGAGCAGTGACACAAGATCAACCCAGTGAGAATTCCATATACATAGGGGAGGGGCATGTAAGTGCCACCCATAGCTGAGGAACTGCTGGTATGATACTTGCAGGAGAAAGGAGACTCATTTTCTTGGAAGTCTGGTTGCCCATGAGCAAACGGATGTCCCCACACAACAGCTCATGTAGGTCACACTAATTGAACTCATAGTTTGTGCATAAGTGTTTTCTCTGCACAAAGTGTGTGCTGCTCACATGTGCCTGGAAATCATGGAGTTTGGAAGATGACATCAAATCCCATCCCATGTAACTGGAGTCCATTGATTGTGAAAGGTGTTGAGGACTGAACCTGGGTAGACTGCATgaacaacaagtgctctaaacctctgaactgtctctccaTCCCAGGGCTATGTTCTTTTTAAGGGCATGGAGTTAAGAAAAGCATGGAAGATGTGTTGGGAAAAGGCTCCAGGAAAGTCGGGAGGGAATGGATGAGAGTGATGATCAAAgaatgttacatacatacatggaaatCTCAAGGGACTGtttaaacatacatatttatatatcattttgtacacatatttacacacacacacacacacacacacacacacatacacacatataacatatgagattttttttaaagcatttgagGGCCAGGGAGATGTCACAATAGAAAATACTTTCTATTTATACTAATAATGGCTTGTTTCAATCCCCATGACACAGATGGGAAAAAACACctagttttcctctgacctccacatacatactaTGGCACCAAGTACCCACATATAAAAAGTGAATAAAGTCTCCTGAGTGGAGATTAGAAACTgaaggggaagtgggagggactggagagatggctcagctgttcaaGCATGTGTTGCTCTGGCACAGGACTAGAGTTTGGCTCCCAACTTCCATGCAGggcactcacaactgcctgcaaggccagctccagttccaagaaaGCTCTACTTCTGGGGCTCCAGGGCATtgacactcacatgcacactcataccaccactcctcctgccctcccccagataaaattaaaaattataagaaactaaagggttaaaaagagaaaaataaaaaactaaaataagaaacTTCATATGATGGTGCACTCATCGAAGCTGATGAGGCAAGATTATGCTAACAAAGTTGGATTGTATCAGAATGAGAAATTCAAAGTGTAAAGCAGCTGTTGCCTCCTGGACCTTGGAAAGCTGAGACAAGGATTgctggagtttgagaccagtctgggctacatagcatgttccaggTCAGCAGAGGCCAAAAGGAGAGGCTTGCCTCAAAAATAcacaccccacaaaataaataaaataaaacacaaaactcaaACCAGGTCCAGTGAGGTGGTTCatctggtaaaggcacttgactTTAACCCAAGAACCAGATAATTGAATAAGAGAACCCCAATTGTTCTGAGTTTCACAAGTACTGTAGCAATAGTCCAAAAACAtgtgactgaaaaataaaatttggggcATTGTAagtggcttagtagttaagagaaGTTGCTGTTCTTCTAGGAGACCCCAGTCCAGTCCTAGTATCCTCAGACTGCTCACAGTATAACTTTAACTCCAGAACAAGCTACACCCATTTGCTGGCCTCTTTTAGAACCTGCATTCATGTCCcacaaacatatttatatataattaggtagagtctcactctgtagcaatGACTGACCAATAATTCAGAGAGCCATatgtaggcatgtaccaccactcccagcatatgagaaaaaaaaacctgaaaatttttaagggactagagaaatgactcagaggttaagagcattttctgcCTCTGCAGAGCACATGGGCattgttcccagtacccacatggtatacatgtaactccagttccatgggatctgatcccttcttccagcctccataaGAACCAGGCATATTCAGGAAACACACACGCgggtaagacacacacacacatgcagtaagACACACATAGTATAAAAAAAGTCCTCACAaaaattgttaaaattttaacaattttTGTGAGGACCCCCAAAATATAACCCTATGGAACTGTGGCTTAAACCTCAATTCCTTTTCCTCATGTGTCAAACTCTTCAATGTGCCTATGGGTCCCTCATGACCTGAGCATTCTGGATTGCATCTGCAATATACCAGAGATTACCACAATCTCTAGATGACAAACTTGGGTGCATGTATCTGCCATAACTAGCCACACATTTGAGATGTGACAATCTCAGAAAGcatgagagagaatatgagagTAATTCCAGCTCATTTTATGGGGATGTTCACACAacctttaatatttaaaactgtaCACCATGTTAATCATCAAGATAGGAAGACACACATTTCATAATTCTGAACATGACTTTATAATCTCCATGCTGGGTTAACACCCTTATATATCCAACCTGCCAGAATCTACTGCCATGACACCTGTCAACATGCCCAAGTCAaactttctccctcctcttgaATCCAGCATCAACTAACTTTTCCCTCCCACATTGGAGCATAAGCCTAAACCCATGTGTTGTGTATCCTCTGACCAGACATGTGTGCCTTGTTCTTCACCTCCCAGAGTCCACAGGATGCTTGATATTTATACACAACTAGTAAAAACTCTGACATTCACACAATGTTGTTTTGTTGTAGATATACCGATTGTCACAAGAGTCGCAGCGTTCAGTGCCAAAGAAGACCTTCCCTGGCTCCCTAATGGCTTTCAGACTATCCATAAGCTCCTCACAATGTTCTCTCATGAGTTCCACTGGAGAGTACCATTGTAGTCATAGCTCTCCTGAGGAACAGGGTACAGCTCCATCCTTAGCTTTCTCAAGCTGGCAGTATGGTCTAGTAGGTGCCTCAGGGCATGCAAGGAGATTTGATTCCCATAGAAGCTGAACTTGGTGAGCTGAAGACAGCTGCTCAGGGCAGGTAGGATGTCATAGAGTTATTGATCCTCAATTTGACAGTCCTCTAAGTCCAGGGTCACCAGGGTGGGTCCAGCTTTTACTAATAGAACTCGGAGGGGTTCGGAACTTAGATCAGTCAATATGACATTTTGCAAATTCAGTTGTTGCAATTGACTGACACATGGGAACTCAGAAAGACTTTCCCATTCTGATACTGAGAGTGTACAGTGAGTCACATCCAGGTCATCCAAGGGGGTCTTCACGAACCTAATTAGGAAAACAGACAATTCTTAGAACTGATGGCTAATACAGAAGATGACCAGTAATGACACAGAAGAGGACAGTGTGGGTCAAAATATTTCTAATTGTATGACAGATCAGTACCCATGTTGCTGCATGATTGTCTACACACTAAAATCTGTACTGAGGCCTGGGACTACCCTTAACTGCACATCTTTCCCTCGCTGTCAAGCAAGACCCAAATGCTGGCTAGACTAGCAGGGCACACACAGGAAGGACCAAGGAGGACCAAGCCAGGCAAGATCTGGGCACAACCCAATGTCACCACCCCCTCCAGCATGtcttctctgttcctttctctgtgcttaCCTTTGCACCCCTCCTTCAACTGACTTCAGTGCCACACATTTCCCAACTACCCATCACCTACACAGGCTTAAAACCATCAAAACTGGGTATGGTAACTGGGCAgagtggtgtacatctttaatcttagcacttgggaggcagagacaagtgatcTCCTCGagtaggaggccagcctgctgtacacagtaaattccaagatagccagagttacatagcTAGATCCTGCCTTGGCAGGAAGTGGGGCGGCAAACTGAGGATTGGAGTACACAGCTATAATATTGATACCTGGAAGCTGAGGCTATACAAccaaggagttcaaggcctatCTAGGCAACGTAGTAAGAAGCAATcataaatgatgatgatgaatagatggatggatggatggatgaagggaggaagggaggaagggaggaagggaggaagagatgatgaagagataaatagatagataataaatagataaataaatgaataaatgaatggatagatagataagtaagtaatgaatggatagatagatagatagatagatagatagatagaagcaATTTTAATAACAGACCATTCCTGATGGGGGTGgtaaaacatgcctttaatcctagcacttgggaagcagagttcaaggccaccctggtttacagagcaaagtctgctgtgggatgtatttctattcccactggttaataaatgaCGTGCTTTGACCTATGGAAAGGCAGCTGAGAGGaaagcaggaaatccaagcagagatacaggagagAAAGGTGGGATGAGGGAGATGCAAGCCCGCCATGGAaagagcaacaagatgtcagcagaccagtaaaggcACAGCCACAGGCACCATAGCAAAACAGATTAACAGgaataggttttatttttcttattttagagctgaggatcaaacccagggccttttgcttgctaggcaagagctctaccactgagctaaatccccaaccctcaggaataggctaagttataagagctagctaacatcATCATGCAGGCCCAGTGTTTCTACATATTCCAGGTTCACCTTTTCTGAGAGCTTCTTGTGGTTAAAATAGGATGCTGACCAAATCTGAAGCTCATTACAGTACAGCTGTAACAACCCTTTCCTCTTATCACTCCATTCAAGGAGGCGCCCTAAGAACTGGCTAAGAGGTCCTTCTATGAAAAACAAGTCCACTACCACCTTCAAGGGCTGCTTCACTCCCGCCTTCGAATGGCCTGCCACTGCTCGAGTCTTACTTGAGGTCTGTGATAACCAGTTATCCACGGACCTAGACCACACATGCAAATAGTTCTGACCCACAGACCGTAAATCCAGCACTTCCAGATTGTACTCCCTGTGGGTGAAACAGAAAAGAGCCTCAGCAGCAAGTCAGGACACAATGTCTCGCCTGTGTTTTATTCCAGCCCTCAAGCTGTCCAACTTCTAGGACCCATGGGAAGCAGGGGCAGTCCTTCAGCCACAGCTGTATCCACCATGAATCCTGCACCCTGCACAGCCCTCTCCCACATGGCTCAGCAATGGCCAAAGTCTGTAGTTATAAAAGCTGCTGCCATCAGAAACCTCTGCTCCATTCTTGGCCCTCCTTCCCCATTTTGACTCCTATCATCTCTGCTCTGGGCTTCCCTCCCAAGGTACCCAAGTCTTCCTCACCTGGGGTGAACCTCCTGGATAAGCAGCTTATCAATCTCCTCTAGGACAACTTGTACTTGGGTCTCTGAGTAGCTTGTTCTCTTCAGAGCTCCCAGAGGGAGTCGGGGGAAGGGCCAGGAAGACACTATTGTCCTCAGTACATTAACATGATTACCATCATAGGCCTGCTTCAACAGTTGTGGCAACAATACTATGGGTAAGTTCTTCAAAGCAATGTTGGCCAAGGCCTCCTCTCTCAACAGTCTCTCACCAGCCAGTTCCTGGAGTGTGAGTAGGGTCTTGCTGCTCATTTTGGTGGATCTTCAGGGAGAAAGATCCCAGAGAAGCATTTAGAAAAAGGCATCTATATTTTCACGATAATGTTTAGAGGGTCCTTCTCACTTATCACAGAAACACAGGGCCACAATCACTGCTCATTCTGCTCCAAGTTCCATTGATCCACAAAGTTATATAACCCTGCCCGCCCTCACCCCCTCAAACCACCCCCACCACAACCCTCCGGTTTGCAATATCATCTCCCAAGTATCAGTGCTCACAGCCCACTTCACTCTCACCCATTTCCAACCAGTTTGGCACTGGAGTCCATTCCCAGTGGGAAGTGGTTCCTGAGGGTTCTGAAAACTAACTTCACTTCCTGGGGTAGTTTTTTCTCATAACTCAGGCACTACATTGCCGGGAGTAGCGACAGaggcctgtaaccctagcacccTAACATAGgaggtctggggctggagagatggctcagcatttaggagcacttgctcctgtagaggacctggatttgatttaTAGCCCACACATGCCAGCTCACGACTGCCtggtaattccagttctaggaatTTAGCACTCTCTTCTAACATCCCTGGCACTAGGCACATAggtggtacacacatatacatgtaggtaaacactcacacacatatgaaataaatcaaagtcaggcatggtgatgcacatctttaatcccaggaggcagaaacactgggatctgagtttgatgccagattgggctccaggacagccagagcttcacctataaagactgtctcaaaagataggAGAATCCAGAGATCAGGCCAACCTCAACTATTTAGCAAgttggagatcagcctgggctacatcaaacTTAAACAAGTTATAGTAACCTTATCCTAACTTGCTATCTCTCCAACCAGAGTCATTTAAAACATAAGGTGAGGGCATGCAAATTAAATACTttgataattataaattaaatttgataagtaagtcttaatttttttttttggggtgcAAAACCAAAAGGCTCCCTCATTTGAGCTAAGCAGTAGCAACTATTTTTAGTCTACACCCAGTTTCAGGCACAGTGAGGATGCAAGCCCAGCCTCTTTTGGTGTCTTACTCAGTCATCTTGTGATCAGCCAGCAATTATGCAGACCAAAGAACCAGCAAACAATATTCCCTAACCCAGAACCCAGAATCTACTTTACACTAATATCAAGAGTTATTTTCTTAATgaacattttgtttggtttggtttaggttttcaagacagggtttctctgtgtagccctggctgtcctggatctcactctgtatacctgGCTGACCACAACTCTGAGGTACCTTtaattcctgcctctgctcccccagtGTTGAGATTGAAGGCCTGTCTAAATTaaggcattttaaatatttgtttttattatgtgtatgggggtTTTGACTGCATGTGCGCACATGCATAATGCTCATGCAGTGCccaaagatgccagaagagggttttacatccattggaactggagttacagatagctgtgccatgtaggtgttgggaattgaacccagatcctctataAACAAGTTTTCTTCCAAGTCCTAGGAACATTTTGGTGAATCGGGGTAGCATTCTGTTCATCTTTGGTAGACTTCTGATGACAACATCACATCACTTGATTACACTTATTTTCAAGAATGAGAAACTAGACATGAAGGGGGATAATGACTTTGAAAGTGTGGGGAAGAAAACTGTTTAAGTGCTAAGtccagtgtgggggtggggtggggtagagcTATGGTCTTGAAAGTTCAGCATGGACAGAAACCAGGTCACTGGGAGGCTTACAACTAGGAACTCTGAACTTGGTTTTCTTAGAAGgggttttactctgtagcccacatgaatctcactatgtacttcaggctagtctcaaactcaaggaaatcttcctgcctcagcctcatgaacTGGTATTACAGGCCAGCACCACCAGCTAAAGTGGAAACTTTTTTTGGAGaatgaggatcaaacccagggccttgtgcttgctaggcaagcgctctaccactgagctaaatccccaatcccaaaaCTTTCCATTAAAATTTACAAAAACTAGCCGGGGTGGTCATGgtccaagcctttaatcccagcattcaggaggcaaaggcaggcagatctctcgagttcgaggccagccttgtctagaaatcaagttctaggacatgctccaaagcaacacagagaaaccctgtctcaacaaacaacaaacaaaaaaacccacaaatgaaaaaaacgaaaaaaaaaaaaaacctgtctcaaaaaaccaaacaaacaacaaatacaaaaataaaatttacagttaAGTAGCCTttcggtggtggtgcatgcctataatccagcaatggggaggcagaggcaggcggatctctgtgagttccaggccagcctactctacagagtgagatccagaacaggctccaaagctacagagaaaccctctctcaaagaaaaaaatttatagaAAACTGCCAAGTGTAATGATGGCCtctaatctcagcccttggaaggcagaggcagaagatctgagtgtgaggccaggcCAGGACTGCTAAGGAGAATCCCtttctaaaaactaaaataaaaatttacagaaGACCTGAGGCAGAttctcaacattttcttttttggtgttgaGAATGCAATACTACACTAGCAAGCTTCACACTCCcacttattttattaaatttttttgaagatttatttatttatttatttatttgtttgtttattatgtatgcagtgttctgcctgcatggggtgggggggggtatcgagggcagggaagagaaggggcagagacaggtctCTGGGGACGAGAGtgaagcaagagaaagagatgggaggtgggcaaAGCtcgccttttataaggaaacagcAATTGCGCACAGGGGGTgatcttagtggctgcagctgagatATATCCTGGCATGACCCCAAGGGCAGGCCAGGTGTCCTAAATGCTAACAGACAGCCTGTCTCCACAAGGAACACTCTTCCTTTCAGAGGCTTTCAGGATCTGgtcccaatttttaaaataatttatttagttttatgtatgtatgtgtgtgtatgcacatatgcacagaaGTCTGAAGAGGGCATTTTTGGGTCCTCTGGGACTGCAGTTACAAAAACCATCACCTAACCTGAGTGCTGAAACCCAAAGTTAGATCCTCcagagagcagcaagttctcttaatccctgagccctccctctccccaggtcTGGTTCCTTCCCATCTTAATTGTGCTTCTGAACCATAGCTCTTAGGAGCTGGTGACCTGGAACTTCCAGAAAGCTATTGCATTTTGAAATGACCTATAGTGTAATTTACCCccaaatctcaacatatacatGATAATAGACTATCATATAGCTAGCTAGAGTTCCTGCATGCCATATGAGTTCAGCTTTATTAAAGTCTTAAAAGCAAAAGATGAAATCCCTTGAGTCTTGGGAATGCCATAATTTTGGGACCAGTGCTAGATTTATTTGAGAGTGGGCCGGAATGGGTGGCATATTTACTTTACTTGGTAAGTGGCCTTTCGTCTAGTCTTCTTTGTCCCATGGGATTTTCTTAAGCCAGCAGGTTTTGGTGGTAATTTTGTCTCTCTGTGACCAGTTTATGCTCACAAAGGAAACCTTACATTCAGAGACTCATGTCCCTTGTATATGTTGGTGACATTGTTAGGCTGGattaaaactcacagagatctgtcagcctctACCTCCACAGTGTTGgtattaaggtgtgtgccactatgccctgcTGATGCTGGCAGTTTTTAATTAGTAAACTCACAGCCACCACTGAAATACTTATACCTCAGAAGATGttcataaaaacaataaacaaagacGTTCCTGCAGGCatgttggtacacacctttaatcccagcatgcaggaggaagaagcaggtggttctctttgagttcaaggccaggcccgAACTTGCTTCACCATAGGTTTTTCACCACCGTGTCTGATTTAAGGgtcctcttgtttgtttttggagattgGATCTAATGCAGCCCAGCCTGGATTCAGACTCACTACCTGAGAAAGGCCAGCTTTGAAGTCTTTCATTTCGCTGgttagtttttcttttgagacaggatctctatgtggtcttgactgtcctggaactcactatgtagtccagactgggctcaaacctacagagatcttcctgcctagtgatggtggtacaaacctttaatcttagcacttggaaggcagaggcagatggatctctatgagttccaagccattctgatctacagagcaagtttcaggataggctccatagagaaaccttgtctcaaaaaaccaaaaaactaaaaaaaaaagatatgagtcaccatgcctctttgtttatttttggttataCTTGTTTATTCTGTGTGCCTATCTGTAtgaatgtgggtgtgtgggggccACAGCTTCTATATGTGGATGACAGACACTGTTGTGCTGAATTTGTTATTATCTTATTccaacaatacaaagaatctgACAGAGGAAGCCAGAACATTGCTCAAGATTCCacctcagtcttttttttttttttttttttttttggtttttcaagacatggtttctctgtgtagctttgagcctttcctggaactcgctttggagaccaggctggcctcgaactcacagagatctcctacctctgcctcccaagtgctgggattaccggcgtgcgccaccaccaccctgtcaaGATTCTACCTCAGTCTTAAGGTCCTCCATGCACAAATTTAAATGGCCTGAAATGAAACCAAGGTtcatcagaggccagccaccctcTGCAGTGCCAGGTGTCCTGTGAAGGATCCAAGCCTTTTCTCAACCCAGCTTCCTGAATTGTTCTACAAATGTGTGTGAGAGCTGCTTCTGATTCTACATTCTTCTTATCTTTTGACAAAAGATCATtggattgggggaggggttggggggaccCTGTGTCTACATAATGTGCATATAGAACTTGCAGGGACTGGTTCCTTCTTTCAGCATATGaatcctagggattgaactcaagcttGACAGCAAGATCTTCCCCCATTGAGGCTGTCTCTTACCAATccccaactcctgcctccagatctTCAAGCACACCCTGCCACCCTGTGCTACCAGAGGCAGCTCATTCATCTTATGGAGACCATACTTCTTGTTGCTCCGGTTACTGAGTGACTATAACTTAATAGTGGGATGTTCAGTTGAACAGGAATAAAAGCATAAGTTTGAATACTTTAGTGCAAAACACAACCAATTATtaggcctggtgtggtggttcagCCCTTTAATCTCTGGAAGGCAGggccaagtagatctctgtgagttccagaccagcttggtcCATGTATTCagagcctgtctaaaaaaaacag encodes the following:
- the LOC118575585 gene encoding LOW QUALITY PROTEIN: PRAME family member 12-like (The sequence of the model RefSeq protein was modified relative to this genomic sequence to represent the inferred CDS: inserted 1 base in 1 codon; substituted 1 base at 1 genomic stop codon); this encodes MSSKTLLTLQELAGERLLREEALANIALKNLPIVLLPQLLKQAYDGNHVNVLRTIVSSWPFPRLPLGALKRTSYSETQVQVVLEEIDKLLIQEVHPREYNLEVLDLRSVGQNYLHVWSRSVDNWLSQTSSKTRAVAGHSKAGVKQPLKVVVDLFFIEGPLSQFLGRLLEWSDKRKGLLQLYCNELQIWSASYFNHKKLSEKVNLEYVETLGLFVKTPLDDLDVTHCTLSVSEWESLSEFPCVSQLQQLNLQNVILTDLSSEPLRVLLVKAGPTLVTLDLEDCQIEDQXLYDILPALSSCLQLTKFSFYGNQISLHALRHLLDHTASLRKLRMELYPVPQESYDYNGTXPVELMREHCEELMDSLKAIREPGKVFFGTERCDSCDNRYIYNKTTLCECQSFY